A window from Thermincola ferriacetica encodes these proteins:
- a CDS encoding TraR/DksA C4-type zinc finger protein — translation MDRQSLQYFEQRLQQEKQDLLTRIDRMESTLDISLGDSLSELSAYDNHPADIGDELFERSKDIALREVTRIQLDQVEDALERIREGTYGRCERCGKEIPRERLEAMPTTTYCIECKEKDEELPDRHIRPIEEDVIAPPFGMRTHDDSQFELGDAEDEIEFDGEDAWQQVARWGTSETPQDISVHGITDYDHMYIDADENVGTVQDVESIPYEKHKDGMFYQDFDGQDDELFDDNVSLYRDDVRADNDKK, via the coding sequence TTGGACCGGCAATCACTACAGTATTTTGAACAAAGGTTACAGCAGGAAAAACAAGATTTGTTGACAAGAATAGACCGTATGGAATCAACCTTGGATATTTCTCTGGGGGATTCTCTAAGTGAACTTTCTGCTTATGATAACCACCCGGCCGATATAGGCGATGAACTTTTCGAGAGGAGCAAAGATATAGCGTTAAGGGAGGTGACCCGCATCCAGTTGGATCAAGTTGAGGACGCCCTGGAGAGGATCAGGGAAGGTACCTATGGCAGGTGTGAAAGATGCGGTAAGGAAATACCGAGGGAGCGCCTCGAGGCTATGCCTACCACTACTTACTGTATTGAGTGTAAGGAGAAGGATGAAGAATTGCCGGACCGGCATATCAGGCCCATTGAGGAGGATGTGATAGCTCCGCCTTTTGGTATGCGGACCCACGATGATTCTCAGTTTGAACTGGGCGATGCGGAAGACGAGATAGAATTTGACGGAGAAGATGCATGGCAGCAGGTGGCTCGTTGGGGAACTTCCGAAACCCCCCAGGATATCAGTGTCCATGGGATAACCGATTACGACCACATGTATATTGATGCCGACGAAAATGTAGGCACTGTGCAGGATGTGGAATCAATTCCCTATGAAAAGCATAAAGACGGGATGTTTTACCAGGACTTCGACGGGCAGGATGATGAATTGTTCGATGATAATGTAAGCCTTTACAGAGACGATGTGCGGGCAGATAATGATAAAAAATAA
- a CDS encoding cytochrome c3 family protein, with the protein MQINIKKLVPEGKAVAKYVLILTGVLLFLFVGMYGATALTSTPDFCKTCHIMKPEYVTWQASSHSQISCVKCHVDSGLVNEMKHKVVATKELYMYLTKTYELPIIMTEELPDSRCLQCHSLKRKITPTGDLYIPHDKHAKQGVPCIKCHQGVAHGKIATRGETMGGDFSNWDLKKGRELMSQEYTQPKMELCMDCHQRRNVTIACEACHTGNIMPDSHRRKDFKVNHGQLARKSIDYCATCHDFITANGGKSLELEDKEQDIVSQYLDRLIGAEKKTTAASYAANNSYCSDCHRKRPPSHNDNWAFEHGIAANKGPNTEKCMVCHSPRTDVPGTTSKGACSSCHPSIHKYDWRKSHPIPVPPRYGRLEKKCLQCHVQDLCGSCHRTS; encoded by the coding sequence ATGCAAATTAATATAAAAAAATTAGTGCCGGAGGGGAAGGCTGTTGCTAAGTATGTTCTGATTTTAACAGGGGTACTGTTGTTTCTGTTTGTCGGAATGTATGGAGCTACCGCATTGACTTCTACTCCGGATTTTTGTAAGACCTGCCATATTATGAAACCGGAATATGTGACCTGGCAGGCATCTTCTCACAGCCAGATCAGTTGTGTAAAGTGTCACGTTGATTCCGGGCTGGTAAATGAAATGAAGCACAAAGTTGTGGCTACTAAAGAACTATACATGTATCTTACAAAGACCTACGAATTACCGATAATCATGACCGAGGAATTACCTGATTCCAGGTGTTTGCAGTGCCATTCACTGAAACGGAAAATTACTCCTACGGGGGATTTATATATACCGCACGATAAACATGCCAAACAGGGAGTTCCATGTATTAAATGTCACCAGGGCGTGGCTCACGGCAAGATAGCCACCCGGGGTGAAACTATGGGAGGCGATTTCTCCAACTGGGATTTGAAAAAGGGCCGGGAACTGATGAGCCAGGAATACACTCAGCCGAAGATGGAACTTTGTATGGACTGCCACCAGCGCAGAAATGTGACAATTGCCTGTGAGGCATGCCATACGGGCAATATCATGCCAGATTCCCACCGGCGTAAAGATTTCAAAGTAAACCACGGCCAGTTGGCCCGAAAATCGATAGATTATTGTGCTACCTGTCATGATTTCATTACGGCTAATGGCGGCAAGTCTCTGGAACTGGAAGACAAAGAGCAGGACATTGTTTCCCAGTACCTGGACCGGCTGATAGGCGCTGAAAAGAAAACCACTGCCGCCAGTTATGCAGCCAATAACTCTTATTGTTCCGACTGCCACAGGAAAAGGCCGCCCAGCCATAACGATAACTGGGCCTTTGAACACGGTATAGCGGCTAATAAAGGGCCGAATACCGAGAAATGTATGGTTTGCCATAGTCCACGTACCGATGTGCCGGGAACAACCAGTAAAGGGGCTTGTTCCTCCTGCCACCCCAGTATCCATAAATATGACTGGCGCAAAAGCCATCCGATACCCGTACCGCCCAGGTACGGCAGATTGGAGAAAAAATGCTTGCAATGTCATGTGCAAGACCTTTGTGGAAGCTGTCACCGTACTTCCTAG
- a CDS encoding threonine/serine exporter family protein, producing MIAISGHEAIEFAGLAGELLLRNGAETSRVEDTINRICNRAGFHNTEVIVFPTGIIINGELDGVRLTRAKRIYARDINLHVVSIINDISRKYAAGRISLEEGLKTVRDLEQPTPSRTSFLGVLFAGALASGAATILLGGCGADFLPALMAAALVRVIIGITAFNLAYVLQIYVGGLVAGLLGGFFVDLGFGQHMGRIVVGALLPLVPGVALTNAVRDFITGDLLSGILRMVEAILVSAALAGGVGLALALYFDHLRKVLF from the coding sequence ATGATTGCTATTAGCGGTCATGAAGCCATAGAATTTGCCGGATTGGCCGGAGAACTGCTGCTGAGAAACGGTGCGGAAACTTCCCGCGTGGAGGATACCATTAACCGCATTTGTAACCGGGCCGGTTTTCATAATACAGAAGTAATTGTTTTTCCTACAGGAATCATCATAAACGGAGAACTTGACGGCGTCAGGTTAACAAGAGCTAAACGTATTTACGCCAGAGATATTAACCTGCACGTGGTCTCAATAATTAACGATATTTCCAGAAAATATGCTGCCGGGAGAATATCTCTGGAAGAAGGCTTAAAAACAGTTCGTGATTTGGAACAGCCGACACCTTCACGTACGTCTTTTTTGGGCGTGTTATTTGCCGGAGCGCTGGCTTCCGGGGCTGCTACCATTCTGTTAGGAGGATGCGGGGCCGATTTTCTGCCGGCTCTGATGGCAGCGGCCTTGGTCAGGGTGATTATCGGTATCACGGCTTTTAACCTGGCCTATGTTTTACAGATTTATGTAGGCGGTTTGGTTGCCGGTTTATTGGGAGGTTTTTTTGTTGACCTGGGTTTTGGTCAGCACATGGGCAGAATTGTGGTTGGTGCACTGCTTCCGCTGGTTCCCGGGGTTGCCCTAACTAACGCGGTAAGGGATTTTATTACGGGCGACCTCTTATCGGGTATTTTAAGAATGGTTGAAGCCATCCTTGTTTCGGCAGCTCTGGCGGGAGGTGTGGGTTTAGCTCTTGCCCTTTATTTTGACCATCTTAGAAAGGTATTGTTTTAG
- a CDS encoding nitroreductase family protein, which yields MTKDVIEAILERRSIRRFKDEEVPAATVGRLLDAARWAPSAGNIQPWKIAVVYSKDKKQELAAAAFGQQFVAQAPVVFVVCALPEKSAARYGDRGRNLYAIQDTAAMVQNIMLAAAGYGLGTCWVGAFDEKAVSETLGLAFDHRPVAIIPIGYPGGEVKAPARSSVDDIVVLYE from the coding sequence ATGACAAAAGACGTAATTGAAGCGATATTGGAACGCCGCAGTATAAGGCGATTTAAAGATGAGGAAGTTCCGGCCGCTACTGTTGGCCGGTTGCTGGACGCAGCCCGGTGGGCTCCCAGCGCCGGTAATATACAGCCGTGGAAAATTGCTGTTGTTTATAGTAAAGATAAGAAGCAAGAGCTTGCTGCGGCTGCTTTCGGTCAGCAATTTGTGGCTCAGGCGCCGGTTGTATTTGTGGTCTGCGCTTTGCCGGAAAAATCGGCTGCCCGTTACGGGGACCGGGGAAGAAATCTTTACGCCATTCAGGATACTGCTGCCATGGTGCAAAATATTATGCTGGCCGCTGCGGGTTACGGATTGGGCACCTGCTGGGTCGGAGCCTTCGATGAAAAAGCCGTGTCGGAAACCCTGGGACTGGCCTTTGATCATAGGCCTGTAGCCATCATTCCTATTGGTTATCCCGGCGGCGAAGTAAAAGCCCCGGCCAGGAGTTCAGTAGATGACATAGTAGTCCTATATGAATAA
- a CDS encoding DUF5665 domain-containing protein: METKKPPENMNYLNKKIEELGLAMEKMKLAEYVELLNKPTRLFFINFFAGIARGLGMAIGFTLLGAILIYTLQRLQVLNLPVIGDFIADIVRIVQAQLKMQ; the protein is encoded by the coding sequence ATGGAAACTAAAAAACCTCCTGAAAATATGAATTATCTGAATAAGAAAATTGAAGAGCTGGGACTGGCCATGGAAAAAATGAAGCTGGCCGAGTATGTGGAGTTATTAAATAAGCCGACGCGCCTGTTTTTTATTAATTTCTTTGCCGGGATAGCCCGGGGGTTGGGTATGGCAATAGGTTTCACCCTGTTAGGCGCTATATTGATCTATACTTTGCAAAGATTACAGGTGCTTAATCTTCCGGTTATCGGGGACTTCATTGCCGACATTGTAAGGATTGTGCAGGCTCAGCTAAAAATGCAGTAA
- a CDS encoding 6-bladed beta-propeller has protein sequence MTTIAERRPIQIKRKYVYWLIQLMFMIAVIGFGYSYLMNKSPFEIVPKVTQNLTGQPTFLKVIYGKFGGGEFEKPMAVTVMDNKIYISDTNNHRVQIFDYEGNPLKIFGGYGSEPGKFQFPYGLAGKDGKLYVADLYTGAISVVDADGKFLNYFAEKKPSENIIAAPAGLFIDDNKLYVTDVKKHAVLVFDLQGKLLKTIGKPGREPGQFLAPNAVTVDRDGNIYVVDTGNQRVQVFDKNGKFMKIINGSKDGKGDSVFVNPRGIGIDRKGNILVVSNLTHFIYGFDKDGKKIFSFGGQGEDNEQFTLPNGLYVDDQGRVYITDTANARVTVYQS, from the coding sequence ATGACTACAATTGCCGAGAGAAGACCGATCCAAATTAAACGTAAATACGTTTATTGGTTGATTCAGTTGATGTTTATGATTGCCGTAATCGGTTTCGGTTATTCTTATCTGATGAATAAGTCGCCTTTTGAAATAGTACCCAAAGTGACCCAAAATCTGACCGGGCAACCGACTTTTCTAAAGGTTATCTACGGTAAATTCGGCGGTGGGGAATTTGAAAAGCCGATGGCAGTAACCGTTATGGATAACAAGATTTATATCAGTGATACCAATAACCACCGTGTACAGATTTTTGACTATGAAGGGAATCCCTTAAAAATATTCGGCGGATACGGCTCTGAACCCGGGAAATTCCAGTTTCCTTACGGGTTAGCCGGTAAAGACGGGAAGCTCTATGTAGCAGACCTTTATACAGGTGCAATTTCTGTAGTTGATGCTGATGGCAAATTTCTGAATTACTTTGCCGAGAAAAAACCTTCGGAAAATATAATCGCCGCCCCGGCAGGGTTGTTTATCGATGACAACAAGCTCTATGTAACAGATGTGAAAAAACATGCCGTACTGGTCTTTGACTTGCAGGGCAAACTCCTAAAGACTATCGGTAAGCCTGGCAGGGAACCCGGACAGTTCCTGGCTCCCAATGCCGTTACTGTCGATAGGGATGGCAATATCTATGTAGTTGATACGGGTAACCAGCGAGTGCAGGTCTTTGATAAAAACGGCAAATTTATGAAGATTATCAACGGTTCCAAAGATGGTAAAGGCGACTCTGTTTTCGTTAACCCGCGAGGTATTGGTATAGACAGAAAAGGCAATATTCTGGTAGTCAGCAACCTGACTCACTTTATCTATGGTTTTGACAAAGACGGTAAAAAGATATTCTCCTTTGGCGGCCAGGGAGAGGATAATGAACAATTTACCCTACCTAACGGCCTCTATGTTGATGACCAGGGCCGCGTATATATTACCGATACCGCTAATGCCCGTGTAACAGTATACCAGTCTTAA
- a CDS encoding RluA family pseudouridine synthase codes for MGDRETLEYDKAEDEEAVEEIVEEIISSENAGTRIDVYLAGIFDHLSRSYIQKLIGDGYITVNGTRVKANYKLKAGELVRVEIPYTEELEVSAEPIPLEILYEDRDVIVINKPQGMVVHPAPGNYSGTLVNALLWHCKDLSGINGVMRPGIVHRLDKDTSGVIMAAKNDETHASLAKQIKDRTITRRYLALIHGVIPEPAGIIEAPIGRDPKDRKKMAVTTKNSKPAVTHYKVLERFNKYTFIECKLETGRTHQIRVHMAYLKYPVVGDPVYGPAKNEFGQTGQLLHAHILGFHHPRTGEYLEFKAPLPEYFNNILSKLRG; via the coding sequence GTGGGAGACCGGGAAACTCTCGAATACGATAAGGCTGAAGATGAAGAAGCAGTGGAAGAAATAGTTGAGGAAATCATTTCGTCTGAGAATGCGGGCACAAGGATAGACGTATATCTAGCCGGCATATTTGACCATTTATCCCGCAGTTACATACAGAAGCTGATTGGGGACGGATATATAACCGTTAACGGTACCCGCGTAAAAGCTAATTATAAACTGAAGGCAGGAGAACTTGTCCGGGTGGAAATACCTTATACCGAAGAACTGGAAGTATCGGCGGAACCCATCCCTCTGGAAATCTTGTATGAAGACCGAGATGTGATTGTAATCAATAAACCCCAGGGAATGGTAGTACACCCTGCGCCGGGTAATTATTCGGGAACTCTGGTCAATGCCCTGTTGTGGCACTGTAAAGATTTATCGGGTATAAACGGGGTGATGAGACCGGGAATAGTTCACCGCCTGGACAAGGATACCTCCGGTGTTATTATGGCGGCAAAAAATGACGAGACACATGCAAGCCTGGCCAAGCAAATCAAAGACCGCACCATAACGCGAAGGTATCTAGCCCTGATTCATGGGGTTATCCCGGAGCCGGCGGGCATCATTGAAGCACCAATTGGGAGGGATCCGAAGGACCGAAAAAAAATGGCCGTAACAACCAAAAATTCTAAACCGGCCGTAACTCATTATAAAGTTTTAGAAAGATTCAACAAATATACATTTATAGAATGTAAACTGGAGACCGGGCGCACCCACCAAATCAGGGTACATATGGCTTACCTCAAATATCCGGTAGTGGGTGACCCTGTTTACGGGCCGGCCAAAAACGAGTTCGGCCAGACGGGTCAACTGCTACATGCGCACATTTTAGGTTTTCACCATCCTCGCACGGGTGAATACCTGGAATTTAAGGCTCCTTTGCCGGAATACTTCAACAATATCCTTAGTAAATTGCGGGGTTAA
- a CDS encoding tetratricopeptide repeat protein, with protein sequence MSSVVPAQGFQQPSEKTFTLFQAIAIVLLAATVFIAAGFLIGKNFFWNNLDQDRINQQLAYFEAKVEAEPRVPENRVNLGYTYYLKKDYDMALKQFQIAVNLDPKYADAYYNMGLVYKDMKRYDDALEALAKSTKLAPLDYKNFMMMGIVYTDMGKYDEAFKALNKANQNRPGSADVLYYIGVAAEKSGDKEGAASMYKEALNYDPNFKDAQEALNRLK encoded by the coding sequence ATGAGTTCTGTTGTACCAGCTCAGGGATTTCAGCAACCGTCGGAAAAAACTTTTACCCTGTTCCAAGCCATAGCTATTGTATTGCTCGCCGCAACTGTATTTATTGCTGCAGGTTTCCTGATTGGTAAGAACTTTTTCTGGAATAACCTTGACCAGGACCGTATCAATCAACAGTTGGCTTACTTTGAAGCCAAGGTCGAGGCTGAGCCTAGGGTTCCTGAAAATCGTGTCAATCTGGGATATACCTACTACCTGAAAAAAGATTATGATATGGCTTTAAAGCAGTTTCAAATTGCTGTAAATCTTGACCCCAAGTATGCTGATGCTTATTACAACATGGGTTTGGTTTATAAGGACATGAAGCGTTATGACGATGCCCTTGAGGCTTTGGCTAAGTCCACCAAGCTGGCTCCTCTTGATTACAAGAACTTCATGATGATGGGCATTGTTTATACCGATATGGGCAAATATGATGAGGCTTTCAAGGCTTTAAACAAGGCTAATCAGAACCGTCCCGGTTCAGCCGACGTGCTTTATTATATCGGTGTAGCCGCAGAAAAGAGCGGTGATAAAGAGGGCGCCGCTTCCATGTACAAAGAGGCGCTGAATTACGATCCTAATTTCAAAGATGCTCAGGAAGCTTTGAACCGCTTGAAGTAG
- a CDS encoding restriction endonuclease yields MVSYAITVYDFVLVLWTIVLSVFLMFGAGIYYTRYLRYKQRYKNIRSADIYQIDHLAEEQFVLLLIRMFEWQGFLVKKIGGESAGQGGIDLILHKGTKKIAVVIKHTLPRYRVGSRAVLTAGNGSDVYGCTEGMVITNGFFTPKAQEAAQQLEVLLFDRGDLLGLLSYFRANKSKMPGRSSKVQMQQVGKERVA; encoded by the coding sequence ATGGTAAGTTATGCTATTACCGTTTACGATTTTGTATTGGTATTATGGACGATAGTGCTGTCGGTTTTTCTGATGTTTGGAGCCGGTATTTATTATACAAGGTACCTTCGTTATAAGCAGAGATATAAAAATATTCGTTCCGCTGATATTTATCAGATAGACCATTTGGCAGAGGAACAGTTTGTCCTCCTTTTAATTAGAATGTTTGAATGGCAGGGGTTCCTGGTGAAAAAAATAGGCGGAGAATCAGCCGGCCAGGGGGGGATAGACCTTATTCTCCATAAAGGCACGAAGAAGATAGCCGTAGTGATAAAACATACTTTGCCCCGTTACAGAGTCGGCAGCAGGGCGGTCCTGACGGCAGGCAACGGCAGTGATGTGTATGGCTGCACAGAAGGAATGGTTATTACAAACGGCTTTTTTACTCCCAAAGCTCAGGAGGCGGCGCAACAATTGGAAGTATTGCTGTTCGACAGGGGTGATTTGCTTGGACTGCTCTCGTATTTTCGTGCTAACAAGTCTAAGATGCCCGGCCGGAGCAGCAAGGTCCAGATGCAGCAGGTGGGAAAGGAGCGAGTGGCATAA
- the lspA gene encoding signal peptidase II: MYFWLIAIIVFTVDRLTKISVQRYMEPGQSIPLVRPIFHLTYVHNYGAAFGMLAHKTTFFIVVTVVVLSVVAFFYRRIPKEKKLLLIALALQFGGAIGNLTDRLIYGYVIDFLDFRVWPVFNIADSAIVIGVGLLFWEFWRSDKQDQPGIASGGE; this comes from the coding sequence ATGTATTTTTGGTTAATTGCCATAATTGTCTTTACCGTTGACAGGCTTACAAAAATATCGGTGCAGAGATATATGGAGCCTGGCCAGTCTATCCCTCTTGTACGCCCTATTTTTCATCTTACTTATGTACACAATTACGGAGCTGCTTTTGGGATGCTGGCGCACAAAACTACCTTTTTTATAGTGGTGACCGTGGTAGTATTGTCGGTAGTGGCTTTTTTTTACAGGCGAATTCCAAAGGAAAAGAAGCTGTTGCTAATTGCTTTAGCCCTGCAGTTTGGCGGAGCCATCGGTAATTTAACGGATAGATTAATTTACGGCTATGTAATAGACTTTTTGGATTTTCGGGTATGGCCGGTTTTTAACATTGCTGATTCCGCCATTGTAATTGGGGTTGGATTGCTGTTCTGGGAGTTTTGGCGTTCCGACAAGCAAGATCAGCCTGGTATCGCTTCGGGAGGTGAGTAG
- a CDS encoding threonine/serine exporter family protein, whose product MATKMVLALITVLFTGVTLRIPPSALFTAGITGMLGWTANKVAVGSGMPELVAVVIGALVVGTLGEFFARVQKQPVTVYVVSGIIPLVPGLVAYNSMLAFLENRFIDGLKLFFQAFLIASYLATGLALPPLVVRNLKIILRRGREDVK is encoded by the coding sequence TTGGCAACAAAAATGGTTCTGGCTTTAATTACGGTTTTATTTACCGGGGTAACTTTGCGAATACCCCCATCAGCCTTATTTACAGCAGGAATTACGGGTATGCTCGGCTGGACTGCTAACAAGGTGGCAGTCGGTAGCGGCATGCCGGAGCTGGTCGCTGTGGTCATCGGCGCCCTCGTTGTAGGGACTTTGGGGGAATTTTTTGCCCGGGTTCAGAAACAACCTGTTACGGTCTATGTGGTATCAGGCATTATTCCGCTGGTTCCCGGACTGGTGGCTTACAATTCCATGTTGGCCTTTTTGGAAAACAGGTTTATTGACGGGTTAAAGTTATTTTTTCAGGCTTTTCTCATTGCTTCTTACCTGGCAACGGGGTTAGCTTTGCCTCCTTTAGTGGTGCGCAACTTAAAAATTATCTTGCGCCGGGGTAGAGAGGATGTTAAGTGA
- the pyrR gene encoding bifunctional pyr operon transcriptional regulator/uracil phosphoribosyltransferase PyrR: MKLQEKTQILDAEAMRRALTRIAHEIIERNKGIDDVVLVGIRRRGVPMAQRLQQKIKEIENKEIPIGTLDITLYRDDLTTINNQPVLQKTNIPFDIEGKTVILIDDVLYTGRTIRAAMDALMDLGRPRSIQLAVLIDRGHRELPIRADYVGKNVPTSKKEIIECKLQEIDGEERVIIVEGEA, encoded by the coding sequence ATGAAACTTCAGGAAAAGACCCAGATTCTCGATGCGGAAGCCATGCGTAGGGCCTTAACCCGTATTGCGCACGAAATCATTGAAAGGAATAAAGGAATTGACGATGTGGTTCTGGTAGGCATCAGGCGCCGGGGTGTGCCAATGGCCCAGAGACTGCAGCAAAAAATTAAGGAAATTGAAAATAAAGAGATTCCCATTGGGACTTTGGATATTACCCTTTATCGCGATGACTTGACAACAATTAATAATCAGCCGGTTTTGCAAAAAACAAACATACCTTTTGATATTGAAGGGAAGACCGTTATCCTTATTGATGATGTTTTATATACAGGCCGGACCATCCGTGCCGCTATGGATGCTTTGATGGATTTGGGCCGGCCCAGGTCTATTCAGTTGGCTGTTTTAATAGACAGGGGCCACAGGGAATTACCTATCAGGGCGGATTACGTAGGCAAAAACGTCCCTACTTCCAAGAAGGAAATTATCGAGTGTAAGCTCCAGGAAATAGACGGCGAAGAACGGGTTATCATTGTAGAAGGTGAAGCGTAA
- a CDS encoding cytochrome c3 family protein gives MKKFGLALALSAALLFTVGLAAAMAAPGNYPPDSTSDKFTAQLNETSGTKFTNSWDLSNGLVNANKTGEGATGTTESFATVIKNKNGQRTHGEYANDTNSCASCHQTHTASGRQLLFRNGIYNTCTACHDGTLGFYNVFADGAMASNAGTFGGDPANGASVHLATGAMKVSAAPGGNRTSTDPNTWGKDFTCASCHSPHGSYSDRLLHYNPNGLGTRTPDQGGTKIVNATVAFDSATGKYTAKDSAGKAIAGPWLYGYTYGKPKVYWTQIRVKDPATGQFSYKYPGDPSKSWNDVLEVNYRGGFFTDPKGVLNGVNPADIQMDIAPATVVKMNEELLQTVAGIPIVKVTSYQKGVNAYCAACHTDYNSNSAQTETGTFSKAFRHKIVQGLKAGMIGEPDANGTPNANMVCLSCHYAHGTDNSIMKDARDQQGVSTDVNASSALKRYYNMAVCYKCHTDSKAEQLKNNDFYWNTVDAGTNPVH, from the coding sequence GTGAAAAAATTTGGTTTAGCTTTGGCATTATCTGCGGCCCTTCTTTTTACAGTGGGTTTAGCTGCAGCTATGGCTGCTCCTGGTAATTACCCACCAGATTCCACGTCTGACAAGTTTACCGCTCAATTAAATGAGACTAGCGGTACTAAGTTCACTAATTCGTGGGATCTCTCCAACGGCCTGGTTAACGCCAACAAAACCGGTGAAGGCGCTACCGGTACTACTGAAAGCTTTGCAACTGTAATTAAGAACAAAAACGGTCAAAGAACTCACGGCGAATATGCCAACGATACCAACTCCTGTGCTTCCTGTCACCAGACACACACCGCTTCCGGCCGGCAATTACTGTTCAGGAACGGTATCTACAACACCTGTACTGCATGCCATGACGGTACTTTAGGTTTCTACAACGTATTTGCTGATGGTGCTATGGCTTCCAATGCCGGTACCTTCGGCGGTGATCCTGCTAACGGTGCTTCCGTCCACCTGGCTACCGGCGCTATGAAGGTAAGTGCAGCTCCCGGTGGTAACAGAACCAGCACTGATCCCAACACCTGGGGCAAGGACTTCACTTGCGCTAGCTGCCACAGCCCACACGGTTCCTACAGTGACAGGCTACTTCACTACAACCCGAACGGTCTGGGTACCCGTACTCCTGACCAGGGTGGTACCAAGATAGTTAACGCTACTGTTGCTTTTGATTCAGCTACTGGCAAATATACTGCCAAAGATTCTGCCGGTAAGGCTATTGCCGGTCCATGGCTCTACGGTTACACTTATGGTAAGCCGAAAGTTTACTGGACCCAGATCCGTGTTAAGGATCCGGCAACCGGTCAATTTTCTTACAAGTATCCGGGCGACCCATCTAAGTCCTGGAACGATGTATTGGAAGTTAACTACCGTGGCGGTTTCTTCACCGACCCCAAAGGTGTACTGAATGGTGTTAACCCTGCTGACATTCAAATGGACATAGCTCCTGCTACTGTTGTTAAGATGAATGAAGAACTGCTGCAAACTGTAGCCGGTATTCCTATAGTTAAGGTAACCAGCTATCAGAAAGGCGTAAACGCTTACTGTGCTGCTTGCCATACCGACTACAACTCCAACAGCGCTCAGACTGAAACCGGTACCTTCTCCAAGGCATTCCGTCACAAAATCGTACAAGGCCTTAAGGCCGGTATGATTGGCGAGCCGGATGCTAACGGTACTCCTAACGCCAACATGGTATGTCTGTCCTGCCACTATGCACACGGTACAGACAACAGCATCATGAAGGATGCTCGCGATCAACAGGGTGTAAGTACTGACGTTAACGCATCTTCTGCTCTGAAGCGTTACTATAACATGGCTGTCTGCTACAAGTGCCATACTGACTCCAAGGCTGAACAACTGAAGAACAACGACTTCTACTGGAATACTGTTGACGCTGGTACTAACCCCGTTCACTAA
- a CDS encoding response regulator — protein sequence MAKPKIFIADSHEVVRLGISFIIQCSHEFEVVGQTGSCHEVLRKAEELQPDVIIMEARMTDGNSIECCRKIKESVPKIKVIMLVTGNDDEAIFSCISAGVDGLLLKQFNSEELIRSIHMVLEGKALLDPSITNKVLDRVKNGQPKPQPKDVSLLNPQERRILSLIAEGKTNKEIAQILTLSNNTIKNYVSGILSKLNFSNRAEAAAYAVRNNLMAYSKAVNDRRGN from the coding sequence ATGGCTAAACCTAAAATTTTTATAGCTGACAGCCACGAAGTTGTACGGCTTGGAATCAGTTTCATTATCCAATGTTCCCATGAGTTTGAGGTAGTTGGACAAACAGGTTCCTGCCACGAAGTGCTGAGAAAAGCTGAAGAATTACAGCCTGATGTTATTATAATGGAAGCCAGGATGACTGACGGCAACAGTATTGAATGCTGCCGGAAAATAAAAGAGTCGGTACCGAAAATTAAAGTCATTATGCTGGTTACCGGTAATGATGATGAAGCGATTTTTTCCTGTATTTCCGCCGGTGTAGACGGGTTGCTGCTAAAACAGTTCAACAGTGAAGAACTGATTAGGTCAATTCATATGGTTTTGGAAGGAAAGGCGTTGCTGGATCCTTCCATTACCAACAAGGTTTTGGACAGGGTGAAAAACGGCCAGCCAAAACCTCAGCCCAAGGATGTATCCCTACTTAATCCGCAGGAAAGAAGGATCCTGAGCTTGATTGCGGAAGGTAAGACCAACAAGGAGATTGCCCAGATTCTGACGTTAAGTAATAATACAATCAAAAACTATGTCAGCGGCATTTTAAGCAAACTTAATTTCAGTAACCGGGCAGAAGCGGCAGCTTATGCCGTACGTAACAACCTCATGGCATATTCAAAAGCGGTAAATGACCGCCGCGGGAACTAA